A window of Methanocellales archaeon genomic DNA:
CTATATATATCTATTCTATATCTGTAGGTATAACACGAATGTCTTTGAGTATAACGCAGTTATTATAAACGTTTTTCAGATATACCCCCTCAATGGGTATCTCAAATAATTTCTTATCAGTCTTGACCTTCAGCTCAATCAGGTCTCCAGTTTTATCCTCATAAACGATGTCGATCACCGTTCCGATTAGGGTTCCATCGATGTATATAACTTTTTGGCCGAAGATATCCTTTGCTGAGGGTTTATTATCTTTATACCGATGTATCAATTGTAATATGGATTCCTCCTTTTTTTTAAATGAATCCATGCTGATTCCCATGAGCCTTGCAAGAGCTTTTGTATCCACGATGTCGCCCAAACCTCTCAGCTTCTCTCTACTACGCAAGTCATACAACATCGTATATACCTGGGCCTGAGCATAGGCAAATGGATCGAGTTTATTATTATTGACAAGATATTCTTTTGATATCCTTTTAACCTCATCACAAATGACATTGGAAAGCTCTTCTTTGGATAGATCATCTAGGATAACAGACGGAATCATAAAATCTTTCTTGACGAAGTGCTCTAGGGTTTCATCATCAACGGGCTCCATTAGGAAGTTCCAAGGAAAAAGACGGGAGCGTAAGTAATTATGAACTCTCTCTTTCATTATTTCTTTTTTCATAGCTTCCTTCCAAGTTTTTCATAATTTCCTTCGAAGCATTTGATACAATTTTGATGCTTTAGAGTTCTTCTTCTTTTCTACATCCTCTTCGGTGGGTACCTCGTTTCTGCACAGCAGCCAAACCCATTTTCCAAAATCCGTTACCTCATAGGTGTCGCCACGTTTCTCCACCAGGTTATAGTTCCAATCATCCCCGACCAGGTAATCCATGCTATCCTTCAGCAGTTCATCGTACATCTCACTCACGAGCCCTTTATACTCCTCATCCTCTATACTGCAAATTTCTTGAATTTCCTTTATATCTAATCCCCTGCCAGAATTGATTAAGACGTTGAAGCCTGTAAATGCATAATCTCTCTCCCTTAGACGTTTCCAGCATAAGTCCAGCTGGTTACTCCTGCCCAACATTTTTTTTGCGGTTTCTTGGAGAAGAGTGGTTACGGAATCTAAAATTTTTAATGCTTCAATATCATCGACATCTGGGGTTTTGATCGTCACTCCTTTATCGCTCAGCGTGGCATTTTTAAATTCGACAATAGGCTTCGGGTCGCCAAACAATATGTCGGTTAATGCCCTGAAATATTGCTCTGTTAGGGGTTCTCTCTCTGGATCGTAGGGATATAGGTTGCCATGCCTCATATCCAGACTGGGACCAAAGTATGCCACCAGCTCAAGAAGATCGCGTCTCACTTGTTCAATACTTGCAAAATCACCCTCTTTAGCGTCTATCGTTCTACTTAACTGTTTCAACTCTTTCTCTAATTGCGACCTGAGATTACCACCAATCCCTTTGTTTAACAGCGTCTCAATGTCATTTATCTTTTTTCGTATTTCATCCGGGTCATCAGCACCTGCACGGCCTTTCAAAAGCCAATATTCATTCGCCAGTATAATTGCCCTTTCGTTAAAGGCAGCTTCACGCATGATTACTCCAGTTGAAACATCTTTAA
This region includes:
- a CDS encoding PRC-barrel domain-containing protein; the protein is MKKEIMKERVHNYLRSRLFPWNFLMEPVDDETLEHFVKKDFMIPSVILDDLSKEELSNVICDEVKRISKEYLVNNNKLDPFAYAQAQVYTMLYDLRSREKLRGLGDIVDTKALARLMGISMDSFKKKEESILQLIHRYKDNKPSAKDIFGQKVIYIDGTLIGTVIDIVYEDKTGDLIELKVKTDKKLFEIPIEGVYLKNVYNNCVILKDIRVIPTDIE